One Limimonas halophila genomic window carries:
- a CDS encoding RNA polymerase factor sigma-32, whose product MTARELSDSQAATQRYIREAMKAPLLTREREHELAMLWAHDQDQDALDELVNAHARLVVSHATQYRGYGLNMSDLLQEGNLGLMQAAARFDPDREVRFSTYAVWWIRAAIQDFVLRNWSMVRLGTTTQEKALFFNLRRLRAKIAGSDQGISDTDARQQIADQLKVQLGQVENMESRLSAPDQSANAPLGEDGSSEWQDLLVDDAASPEEVAQRSHDSSLRERWLNTALTHLPAREQHIIRQRHLKEESVTLQELGEELGISKERVRQIEHRALQELRKRVLEGAEQDRTRAQRAPA is encoded by the coding sequence ATGACGGCGAGAGAGCTTTCCGACAGTCAGGCGGCCACCCAGCGCTACATCCGGGAGGCCATGAAGGCCCCGCTGCTCACGCGGGAACGCGAGCACGAACTGGCCATGCTCTGGGCCCACGACCAGGACCAGGACGCGCTGGACGAACTCGTCAACGCGCACGCCCGGCTGGTCGTCAGCCACGCCACGCAATATCGCGGATACGGCCTGAACATGTCGGACCTGTTGCAGGAGGGCAACCTGGGCCTGATGCAGGCCGCTGCGCGCTTCGATCCCGACCGCGAGGTGCGGTTCTCCACCTACGCGGTGTGGTGGATCCGGGCGGCCATTCAGGATTTCGTGCTGCGCAACTGGTCGATGGTGCGTCTGGGCACGACCACGCAGGAAAAGGCCCTCTTCTTCAACCTGCGCCGCCTGCGCGCCAAGATCGCTGGATCGGACCAGGGCATCTCCGACACGGATGCGCGGCAGCAAATCGCGGATCAGCTGAAGGTCCAGCTCGGCCAGGTCGAGAATATGGAGTCTCGCCTCTCGGCCCCCGACCAGTCGGCGAATGCGCCGTTGGGTGAGGACGGCAGTTCGGAGTGGCAGGACCTGCTGGTCGACGACGCCGCCTCGCCGGAGGAGGTGGCCCAGCGGAGCCACGACAGCTCGCTGCGCGAGCGCTGGCTCAACACGGCGCTGACCCACCTGCCGGCGCGCGAGCAGCACATCATTCGCCAGCGCCACCTCAAGGAGGAAAGCGTGACGCTTCAGGAGCTTGGCGAAGAGCTGGGCATCAGCAAGGAGCGCGTGCGACAGATCGAGCACCGCGCCCTACAGGAGTTGCGCAAGCGCGTGCTGGAAGGGGCGGAACAAGACCGCACACGCGCTCAGCGCGCTCCCGCATAA
- the cobA gene encoding uroporphyrinogen-III C-methyltransferase, whose product MVGERGQFPDLLRGWVWLVGAGPGDPGLLTLLAYHALQQADVVVYDALVDEGVLDLVPAGVELEHAGKRGGRPSAKQRDISLRLVQHARAGRRVVRLKGGDPLVFGRGGEEALALADTGVPFRIVPGMTAGLGGLAYAGIPLTHRETNSAVTFVTGHDVGGALHTSLDWDALCRAPVLVVYMGMKHLEPMSERLRAGGRPPDEPVAIVSRATTPRQHVLETTLVDAAADVTASGIEPPAVIVVGEVVRLRAGLDWLNALHGRTLVPDPLGERGTG is encoded by the coding sequence ATGGTCGGCGAACGCGGACAGTTTCCGGATCTCCTGCGCGGATGGGTGTGGCTCGTCGGGGCGGGGCCGGGCGATCCCGGCCTGCTGACGCTGCTGGCCTATCATGCCCTCCAGCAGGCCGATGTCGTGGTCTACGACGCGCTCGTGGACGAAGGCGTGCTCGACCTCGTGCCGGCGGGCGTCGAGCTGGAGCACGCTGGCAAGCGCGGCGGCCGACCCTCGGCCAAGCAGCGCGACATCTCCTTGCGGCTGGTGCAGCACGCCCGCGCCGGCCGGCGCGTGGTGCGCCTGAAGGGCGGCGATCCGCTGGTCTTCGGACGTGGCGGTGAGGAAGCCCTGGCCCTCGCCGACACCGGCGTGCCCTTCCGCATCGTGCCGGGCATGACGGCCGGCCTGGGCGGGCTGGCCTACGCGGGGATTCCGCTCACGCACCGGGAAACCAACTCCGCCGTCACCTTCGTAACCGGCCACGACGTCGGCGGGGCGCTGCACACCAGCCTGGACTGGGACGCGCTCTGCCGCGCGCCCGTGCTCGTGGTCTACATGGGCATGAAGCACCTGGAGCCCATGTCGGAACGGCTGCGCGCGGGCGGCCGGCCGCCCGACGAGCCCGTGGCGATCGTCAGCCGCGCCACCACGCCGCGCCAGCACGTGCTGGAAACCACGCTGGTTGACGCGGCGGCCGACGTGACCGCCTCGGGGATCGAGCCGCCCGCCGTCATCGTCGTGGGCGAGGTGGTGCGCCTGCGCGCGGGACTCGACTGGCTGAACGCGCTGCACGGCCGCACCCTGGTGCCGGACCCGCTCGGCGAACGCGGGACGGGCTGA
- a CDS encoding ChrR family anti-sigma-E factor — MAPHAPPEEMLVDYAAGNLAEPLALLVATHASLNRESRREVQLLESVGGAMLETLPPAEMSDGALDSVLAQMDDTDAGGDGDGASSSMVGEAAPPSGGSAPTQVQNDGVPAPLRPYVGSDLHALPWRERGGSVAEYRFLDGRNGYRTRLMRIRAGCKVPSHTHRGCEYTLVIEGGFSDTQGDYFPGDVAVADADVTHQPVAWPDRDCICLTVLDAPVRMTGPMGRILNLFVDF, encoded by the coding sequence ATGGCGCCGCATGCGCCGCCCGAAGAAATGCTGGTGGACTACGCGGCCGGGAACCTGGCCGAGCCGCTGGCGTTGCTCGTGGCGACCCACGCAAGCTTGAACCGCGAAAGCCGTCGCGAGGTCCAGCTCCTGGAGAGCGTGGGCGGGGCCATGCTCGAAACCCTGCCGCCCGCGGAGATGAGCGACGGCGCGTTGGACTCAGTGCTCGCGCAGATGGACGACACGGATGCCGGCGGCGATGGGGACGGTGCGTCGTCCAGCATGGTCGGCGAGGCCGCGCCGCCGTCCGGCGGTTCGGCGCCCACTCAGGTTCAGAATGACGGCGTGCCGGCGCCCTTGCGGCCCTACGTCGGCTCCGATCTGCATGCGCTTCCCTGGCGCGAGCGCGGCGGCAGCGTGGCGGAATACCGCTTCCTCGACGGCCGAAACGGCTATCGCACGCGGCTCATGCGCATCCGCGCCGGCTGCAAGGTGCCCAGCCACACCCACCGGGGCTGTGAATACACGCTGGTCATCGAGGGCGGCTTCAGTGACACGCAGGGTGACTATTTCCCGGGCGACGTCGCCGTCGCCGACGCGGACGTGACGCACCAGCCCGTGGCGTGGCCGGACCGGGACTGCATCTGCCTGACCGTGTTGGATGCGCCCGTGCGCATGACCGGCCCGATGGGCCGCATTCTCAACCTCTTCGTGGATTTCTGA
- a CDS encoding sigma-70 family RNA polymerase sigma factor yields the protein MDRTGAEPTTSFADLLEAVAQRRDKQAFAALFSHFAPRVKAYLRRMGADDSLAEELAQDCLLTVWRRAHLFDRRQAGVSTWIFTIARNKRVDALRRERWPNVDPDDPSSLTDKSANADSVIEAAQREGRLREAVETLPQEQATLLRMAYFDEKSHSAIAAELELPLGTVKSRLRLALGRLKTCLEDIR from the coding sequence ATGGATCGAACGGGCGCCGAGCCGACAACCTCATTCGCGGACCTCTTGGAAGCCGTGGCGCAGCGCCGCGACAAGCAGGCATTCGCCGCGCTGTTCAGCCATTTCGCGCCGCGGGTGAAAGCGTATCTGCGCCGCATGGGCGCGGACGATTCCCTGGCCGAAGAGCTTGCCCAGGACTGCCTGCTGACGGTGTGGCGGCGGGCGCACCTCTTCGACCGCCGGCAGGCAGGGGTGAGCACCTGGATCTTCACGATCGCGCGCAACAAACGCGTCGACGCGCTGCGCCGCGAGCGCTGGCCCAACGTGGACCCGGACGATCCCAGCTCACTGACGGACAAGAGCGCCAACGCGGACAGCGTTATCGAAGCCGCGCAGCGGGAAGGCCGGCTGCGGGAAGCGGTCGAGACCTTGCCACAGGAACAGGCAACGTTACTTCGTATGGCGTACTTTGACGAAAAGTCGCACAGCGCGATCGCCGCGGAGCTGGAGTTGCCGCTGGGAACCGTCAAGTCCCGGCTCCGCTTGGCCCTGGGGCGATTGAAAACCTGCTTGGAGGACATTCGCTGA
- a CDS encoding NAD(P)/FAD-dependent oxidoreductase translates to MQIAVVGSGISGLGAAWALSRIHRVTLFEAQSRAGGHANTVDAPGPDGPRGVDTGFIVYNTRTYPNLMRLFDALGVATEPSTMSFAVSLDGRRREYAGHLGGLFAQPANLLRAGHWRMLADIVRFYREAPGLLDAPDGDAEPLGNYLDRKGYSRGFVEDHLLPMAAAIWSAPTAAIRAFPAASFVAFLANHGLLQFRDRPQWRTVTGGSRAYVDRILTELGDGVRLNTPVHAVRRTPSGVRIDSAAAQDEHFDQVVFATHADQALALLGADADGDEHEILGGFRYSRNTAIVHADPALMPRRRRVWSSWNYMATPMQGVEREVSVTYWMNSLQNLARPDIFVSLNPLTEPDPATVFARTTYHHPVLDGAAVAAQRRLPEIQGRNRTWLCGAHCGYGFHEDGLASGLAVARALGSPAPWADSVNEVSPAAANATPARDRIEAATERAAA, encoded by the coding sequence ATGCAGATTGCCGTCGTGGGCAGCGGGATCAGCGGCTTGGGCGCGGCCTGGGCGCTGTCCCGCATACACCGTGTCACATTGTTTGAAGCGCAATCCCGCGCCGGGGGGCACGCGAACACCGTGGACGCACCGGGTCCGGATGGGCCGCGCGGCGTCGACACCGGCTTCATCGTCTACAACACGCGCACCTACCCCAACCTGATGCGCCTGTTCGACGCGCTGGGGGTGGCGACCGAGCCGAGCACCATGAGCTTCGCCGTATCCCTGGACGGACGGCGCCGCGAATACGCCGGCCATCTCGGCGGCCTCTTCGCGCAGCCGGCGAACCTCCTGCGCGCGGGCCACTGGCGCATGCTCGCGGACATCGTCCGCTTTTACCGTGAGGCGCCCGGCCTGCTCGACGCGCCGGACGGCGACGCCGAGCCGCTGGGCAACTACCTCGACCGCAAGGGGTACAGCCGGGGTTTCGTCGAGGACCACCTGCTGCCGATGGCGGCGGCGATCTGGTCGGCGCCCACGGCGGCGATCCGCGCGTTCCCGGCGGCAAGCTTCGTCGCCTTTCTGGCCAACCACGGCCTGCTGCAATTCCGCGACCGGCCGCAGTGGCGCACCGTCACCGGGGGCAGTCGGGCGTACGTCGACCGCATCCTGACCGAGCTGGGCGACGGCGTTCGTTTGAACACCCCAGTCCACGCTGTGCGGCGGACACCCAGCGGCGTGCGCATCGACAGCGCCGCCGCGCAGGACGAGCACTTCGATCAGGTCGTCTTCGCCACGCATGCGGATCAGGCGCTGGCGCTGCTCGGCGCGGACGCGGACGGCGACGAGCACGAAATCCTCGGCGGCTTCCGCTATTCCCGCAACACGGCCATCGTGCACGCCGATCCGGCGCTCATGCCGCGGCGTCGGCGCGTATGGTCGAGCTGGAATTACATGGCCACGCCGATGCAGGGCGTCGAGCGCGAGGTGTCCGTCACCTACTGGATGAACAGCCTGCAGAACCTCGCCCGCCCGGATATCTTCGTCAGCCTCAATCCGCTCACGGAGCCGGACCCGGCGACCGTCTTCGCCCGCACCACCTACCACCATCCCGTGCTGGACGGCGCGGCCGTGGCTGCACAGCGTCGATTGCCGGAGATCCAAGGGCGCAACCGGACCTGGCTGTGCGGCGCGCACTGCGGCTACGGCTTCCACGAGGACGGCCTGGCATCGGGCCTGGCGGTGGCCAGGGCGCTCGGCAGCCCGGCACCGTGGGCGGACAGCGTCAACGAGGTCAGCCCCGCGGCGGCGAACGCCACACCGGCCCGCGACCGCATCGAGGCAGCGACGGAGCGAGCGGCAGCATGA
- a CDS encoding NAD(P)H-flavin reductase, which translates to MPSGPETAPAPGQAEPRTIVCRVTAVEQAARDIYVVRLARDGGEPLTHTAGQYARVAFDDQPERDYSIASRPSASEFEFHIRNMNSGPSHYVATALKPGERATVRGPFGATYLRTDHSGPIVAIGGGSGLAPMKAIVEEALARGMTQPISLYAGVRDEPDLYLVEHFRALEARHPNFRFIPVLSHPSGPTAHRTGMVPDAVAADLPDLSRAKAYLAGPPPMVEAALQRLPELGIAADNLHADSFIGEAERRQRDGE; encoded by the coding sequence ATGCCGTCCGGCCCCGAAACGGCCCCCGCACCCGGGCAGGCCGAGCCCCGCACGATCGTGTGCCGCGTCACGGCCGTGGAGCAGGCCGCGCGCGACATCTACGTCGTGCGTCTCGCACGCGACGGTGGGGAACCGCTGACCCACACGGCGGGGCAGTACGCGCGCGTGGCCTTCGACGACCAGCCGGAGCGCGACTACTCCATCGCCAGCCGGCCATCGGCCAGCGAGTTCGAGTTCCACATCCGCAACATGAACAGCGGGCCGAGCCACTACGTCGCCACGGCGCTCAAGCCGGGCGAGCGCGCGACGGTGCGCGGGCCGTTCGGCGCGACCTATCTGCGCACGGACCACAGCGGCCCCATCGTGGCCATCGGCGGCGGCTCCGGCCTCGCGCCCATGAAGGCGATCGTCGAGGAAGCCCTCGCCCGCGGCATGACGCAACCGATCTCCCTTTACGCGGGCGTGCGGGACGAACCGGACCTCTATCTCGTCGAGCACTTCCGGGCGCTGGAAGCCAGGCACCCGAACTTCCGCTTCATCCCCGTGCTGTCCCATCCCAGCGGGCCGACGGCGCACCGCACGGGCATGGTGCCCGATGCCGTCGCGGCGGACCTGCCGGACCTGAGCCGCGCCAAGGCGTACCTGGCGGGGCCGCCGCCCATGGTGGAAGCCGCCCTCCAGCGCCTGCCCGAACTCGGCATCGCGGCGGACAACCTGCACGCCGACTCCTTCATCGGCGAGGCCGAGCGCCGCCAGCGCGACGGCGAATAG
- a CDS encoding DUF1365 domain-containing protein, whose translation MTTPALYTGGIMHNRLRPFRHRFTARVASLYVDIDDLPALSRRLWLFSHNRFNVFSVHDRDHGPRDGGPLRPWAEAQLARAGIDLDGGSIRLLCFPRMWGYVFNPLSVWFCYHRDGGLRAVLYAVANTFGDHHTYLIPAGEPAPGEPLRQGCAKRFHVSPFLPLAGHYAFRVHEPGERLRLAIRYAVDGEDTLVATQTGRRRPLTDGALLGVLARTPAMTAKVMAAIHWQALHIWRKGASFHRRPAPPSEPVSVIDPGTPCDEASR comes from the coding sequence ATGACGACCCCGGCGCTCTACACGGGCGGGATCATGCACAACCGGCTGCGCCCGTTCCGCCACCGCTTCACGGCGCGCGTGGCCTCGCTCTACGTCGACATCGACGACCTGCCTGCGCTGAGCCGGCGGCTGTGGCTGTTCTCGCACAACCGTTTCAACGTCTTCTCGGTCCACGACCGCGACCACGGCCCGCGCGACGGCGGGCCACTGCGCCCCTGGGCGGAAGCGCAGCTCGCCCGCGCCGGGATCGACCTCGACGGCGGGTCCATCCGGCTGCTGTGCTTCCCGCGCATGTGGGGCTACGTGTTCAATCCGCTGTCCGTGTGGTTCTGCTACCACCGCGACGGCGGGCTGCGCGCGGTGCTCTACGCCGTCGCCAACACCTTCGGCGACCACCACACCTACCTGATCCCGGCCGGGGAGCCGGCACCCGGCGAGCCGCTGCGCCAGGGCTGCGCCAAGCGTTTCCACGTCTCGCCCTTCCTGCCGCTCGCGGGCCACTACGCCTTTCGCGTCCACGAGCCGGGCGAGCGCCTGCGCCTGGCCATCCGCTACGCGGTGGACGGCGAGGACACCCTGGTGGCCACGCAGACGGGCCGCCGCCGGCCGCTCACGGACGGCGCGCTGCTGGGCGTGCTGGCGCGCACCCCCGCCATGACGGCGAAGGTGATGGCGGCGATCCACTGGCAGGCCCTTCACATCTGGCGCAAGGGCGCGAGTTTCCATCGGCGGCCGGCCCCGCCGAGCGAGCCGGTCTCCGTGATCGATCCCGGGACTCCCTGCGACGAGGCCAGCCGATGA
- a CDS encoding ATP-binding cassette domain-containing protein: MSAPPPIFTRGRTRRIAVLVGLAWVEAGAAAVVAAATRSVFDHVGGSGAGLPWLALAGLVAAGALTAGLRVAERGIGEHIGQTYAADLRRRLFAHIARLPARTLAHRRSGYLAIRYIGDLRVFKVWVSEGVARLISAGCMLPVMLGLLAVMSVPLALAAAGPLLVAVIVMALASPALIAPNREVRQERGRIAADMNERMPVAPELRLMGRLNADLRRLNGRMRALRTAAVRRAVAIETIRAIPELIGGAAVACVLGTAIVTDAPVGTAVGVMTALGLATTPLRDLALVCDRYRAWSVAHQKVHKWLTLPALPDPAESDAPTPEPAAQPAALAFEDVEVPGALDELTASASAGDRVAVVGPNGAGKSTLLDLAARLDDPASGHVRLDGADLRHVPPSRRAREIALVRAATPILKGSLRAALAAACAERPDDDAIEAVAHAHGLAGVLDRLGGLDGKLAEGGRNLSAGERRRVLLARAALAQPRLLLLDEADDALDPAGRSALRTLLRTTPATVLMVTHDRDAALAADTVWFVRDGRVVEHGAPRALLEAGGPAAAMLGGPPAAAA, translated from the coding sequence ATGAGCGCGCCGCCGCCCATCTTCACGCGCGGGCGCACGCGGCGGATCGCGGTGCTGGTTGGGCTTGCCTGGGTCGAGGCCGGGGCCGCGGCGGTGGTCGCCGCCGCCACGCGCAGCGTTTTCGACCATGTTGGCGGCAGCGGGGCGGGGCTTCCATGGTTGGCGCTCGCGGGGCTCGTCGCGGCCGGCGCGCTGACGGCCGGGCTGCGCGTCGCCGAGCGCGGGATCGGTGAGCACATCGGCCAGACGTACGCCGCCGACCTGCGCCGCCGGCTGTTCGCGCACATTGCCCGCCTGCCGGCGCGCACCCTGGCCCATCGCCGCAGCGGCTACCTGGCGATCCGCTATATCGGCGATCTGCGCGTCTTCAAGGTTTGGGTCAGCGAGGGGGTCGCGCGGCTGATCTCGGCGGGGTGCATGCTCCCGGTGATGCTGGGCCTGCTGGCGGTGATGAGCGTACCGCTGGCGTTGGCCGCCGCCGGGCCCCTGCTCGTGGCCGTGATCGTGATGGCGCTCGCTTCCCCGGCGTTGATCGCGCCCAACCGCGAGGTCCGCCAGGAGCGTGGCCGCATCGCCGCCGACATGAACGAGCGCATGCCGGTGGCGCCCGAGCTGCGCCTCATGGGGCGGCTGAATGCCGACTTGCGGCGGCTGAACGGGCGCATGCGGGCGTTGCGGACCGCGGCGGTGCGGCGCGCCGTGGCCATCGAAACCATCCGCGCGATCCCGGAATTGATCGGCGGCGCCGCCGTGGCCTGTGTGCTGGGCACCGCCATCGTGACGGATGCCCCGGTCGGCACCGCGGTCGGTGTGATGACCGCGTTGGGCCTGGCGACCACGCCGCTACGCGATCTTGCGCTGGTGTGCGACCGCTACCGCGCCTGGTCGGTGGCCCATCAGAAGGTGCACAAGTGGCTGACACTCCCGGCGCTGCCGGATCCGGCCGAGTCCGACGCGCCGACGCCGGAACCGGCGGCGCAGCCCGCCGCGCTCGCGTTCGAGGATGTCGAGGTGCCGGGCGCGCTCGACGAGCTGACAGCATCGGCTTCCGCCGGGGATCGGGTGGCTGTGGTAGGGCCCAACGGGGCGGGCAAGTCGACGCTGCTGGACCTCGCGGCGCGCCTGGACGACCCGGCGAGCGGGCACGTTCGGCTGGACGGCGCGGATTTGCGCCACGTCCCGCCCTCGCGGCGGGCGCGCGAGATCGCGCTGGTGCGCGCGGCGACGCCGATCCTGAAAGGCAGCCTGCGCGCCGCGCTGGCGGCTGCCTGTGCCGAGCGCCCCGACGACGACGCCATCGAAGCGGTCGCGCATGCGCACGGGCTCGCCGGCGTCCTGGACCGCCTGGGCGGGCTGGACGGCAAGCTCGCGGAAGGCGGGCGAAACCTCTCCGCCGGGGAACGGCGGCGCGTGCTGCTGGCGCGGGCGGCGCTGGCGCAGCCGCGGCTGCTGCTGTTGGACGAGGCCGACGACGCGCTCGATCCGGCCGGCCGTTCGGCGCTGCGAACGCTGCTGCGAACGACGCCGGCGACCGTCCTCATGGTCACGCACGACCGCGACGCCGCGCTCGCCGCGGACACCGTCTGGTTCGTCCGCGACGGCCGCGTGGTGGAGCATGGGGCGCCGCGCGCGCTGCTGGAGGCCGGCGGGCCGGCGGCGGCGATGTTGGGCGGTCCGCCGGCCGCGGCGGCGTGA